The following are encoded together in the Triticum dicoccoides isolate Atlit2015 ecotype Zavitan chromosome 6B, WEW_v2.0, whole genome shotgun sequence genome:
- the LOC119321910 gene encoding FT-interacting protein 3-like — protein sequence MAGVLPRFGPFGPLPAYDEFGIKETRPRLPGGRTGGYDLVERMEYLYVRVVKARELKWSGGEFDPLAEVKLGSYSCATRHIEKTAGPEWNDVFAFSRERLQASFLEVFVRGRGFAQDEYVGRARFDLGDVPVRVPPDSALAPMWHHVFDGNAGRCGEVMVALWIGTQADECFPLAVHADAAFAVDAKLAAHIRCKQYTVPRLWYVRVNVIEARDVAFADKARVGELFVRSRLSTQVLRTKTCVSRLPSYGWNEDHLFVAAEPFEDHLIISVEDRVKVDKEEVIGHVHIPFTDFERRWDTRPIRPRWYNLVQPEGATKIDKFSCKVCVRLCLEGGYRVLSEPIHYLSDVRPAARELWHGRPPIGLVELGIHNAFGLSALRARNGRGSCDAYCVAKYGSKWFRTQTVIDSLAPRFHQQCFWEVHDHCTVLTVAVFHNCQIGEKGGLASGDPVKDVLLGKVRIRLSTLETGRIHTHAYPLISLHAGGIKKMGELHLAVRFSTTSTLGLLQTYSQPHLPPMHYHCPLSVVQQERLRREAVAVIAHRLGRMDLPLRRECVEHLCEAHGHRWSMRRSKAHFFRIMSALAPLFAAIKWFVDVCHWRNPVTTVAVHIIYAMLVCCPNLILPTFFLYKFCLGLWNYRCRPRHPWHVDTKVSHAVTAHLDELDEEFDEFPTARPHEVVRMRYDRLRSLGGRIQEMVGDVASHVERARCVMTWRDPRATTMYLLVCLCLAVVTFVAPFQAVALLSGFYLMRHPSLRQRLPDVPANFFRRLPCKVDCLL from the coding sequence ATGGCCGGCGTCTTGCCGAGGTTTGGCCCCTTCGGCCCGCTGCCGGCCTACGATGAGTTCGGGATCAAGGAGACGAGGCCCCGCCTCCCCGGCGGGCGGACCGGCGGCTACGACCTGGTCGAGAGGATGGAGTACCTCTACGTGCGCGTCGTCAAGGCGCGGGAGCTCAAGTGGAGCGGCGGCGAGTTCGACCCGCTGGCGGAGGTGAAGCTCGGGAGCTACTCCTGCGCCACGCGCCACATCGAGAAGACCGCGGGCCCCGAGTGGAACGACGTGTTCGCCTTCTCCAGGGAGCGCCTGCAGGCGTCCTTCCTGGAGGTGTTCGTCCGCGGCCGGGGCTTCGCCCAGGACGAGTACGTCGGGCGCGCGCGCTTCGACCTGGGCGACGTGCCGGTGCGCGTGCCCCCCGACAGCGCGCTCGCGCCCATGTGGCACCACGTCTTCGACGGGAACGCGGGGCGCTGCGGGGAGGTGATGGTGGCCCTGTGGATCGGCACGCAGGCCGACGAGTGCTTCCCGCTGGCCGTGCACGCGGACGCCGCCTTCGCCGTGGACGCCAAGCTCGCCGCGCACATCCGGTGCAAGCAGTACACGGTGCCGCGGCTGTGGTACGTGCGCGTCAACGTCATCGAGGCCCGCGACGTCGCCTTCGCGGACAAGGCCCGCGTCGGCGAGCTCTTCGTGCGGTCGCGCCTCTCCACGCAGGTGCTCCGGACCAAGACGTGCGTGTCCCGCCTGCCGTCCTACGGCTGGAATGAGGACCACCTGTTCGTCGCCGCCGAGCCGTTCGAGGACCACCTCATCATCTCCGTCGAGGACCGCGTCAAGGTCGACAAGGAGGAGGTCATTGGCCACGTCCACATCCCATTCACCGACTTCGAACGCCGGTGGGACACACGCCCGATTCGCCCAAGGTGGTATAATTTGGTGCAACCAGAAGGAGCCACGAAAATCGACAAGTTCTCTTGCAAGGTCTGCGTCCGGCTCTGCCTGGAAGGCGGATACAGGGTCCTGTCGGAGCCTATCCACTACCTGAGCGACGTCCGGCCGGCGGCCAGGGAGCTCTGGCATGGGCGGCCTCCCATTGGCCTCGTGGAGCTCGGCATCCACAATGCCTTCGGCCTCAGTGCTCTGCGTGCGCGCAACGGTCGGGGCTCCTGCGACGCCTACTGCGTGGCCAAATACGGCAGCAAGTGGTTCCGCACGCAGACGGTGATCGACAGCCTCGCGCCGCGGTTCCACCAGCAGTGCTTCTGGGAGGTGCACGACCACTGCACCGTGCTCACCGTCGCCGTCTTCCACAACTGCCAGATCGGCGAGAAGGGCGGCCTCGCCTCCGGCGACCCCGTCAAGGACGTCCTCCTCGGCAAGGTGCGCATCCGGCTCTCGACGCTCGAGACCGGCCGCATCCACACGCACGCGTACCCGCTCATATCCCTCCACGCCGGCGGCATCAAGAAGATGGGGGAGCTCCATCTGGCCGTGCGCTTCTCGACCACGTCCACGCTGGGCCTGCTCCAGACGTACTCGCAGCCGCACCTGCCGCCGATGCACTACCACTGCCCGCTGTCCGTGGTGCAGCAGGAGAGGCTGCGGCGGGAGGCGGTGGCGGTCATCGCGCACCGGCTGGGGCGGATGGACCTGCCGCTGCGCCGGGAGTGCGTCGAGCACCTCTGCGAGGCGCACGGGCACCGGTGGAGCATGCGGCGCAGCAAGGCCCACTTCTTCCGCATCATGTCCGCGCTCGCGCCGCTGTTCGCCGCGATCAAGTGGTTCGTCGACGTCTGCCACTGGAGGAACCCGGTGACCACGGTCGCCGTGCACATCATCTACGCCATGCTCGTGTGCTGCCCCAACCTCATCCTGCCCACCTTCTTCCTCTACAAGTTCTGCCTGGGCCTGTGGAACTACCGGTGCCGGCCGAGGCATCCGTGGCACGTGGACACGAAGGTGTCGCACGCCGTGACGGCGCACCTGGACGAGCTCGACGAGGAGTTCGACGAGTTCCCGACGGCGCGGCCCCACGAGGTGGTGCGCATGCGGTACGACAGGCTGAGGAGCCTCGGGGGCCGGATACAGGAGATGGTCGGCGACGTGGCGTCGCACGTCGAGCGCGCGCGGTGCGTGATGACGTGGAGGGACCCCCGCGCCACGACCATGTACCTGCTCGTCTGCTTGTGCCTTGCCGTGGTCACGTTCGTCGCGCCGTTCCAGGCGGTGGCGCTGCTGTCCGGGTTCTACCTGATGCGCCACCCGAGCCTCCGGCAGAGGCTGCCCGACGTGCCGGCCAACTTCTTCCGGCGCCTGCCCTGCAAGGTGGATTGCCTGCTTTGA